ACTATCCTCTTTATTAATGTTCTTTTAGTTGTCTTTTATTGTCTACTATCCATACTCAGAATTTCAGACTCCACCAGAATTTTTCTCCCTTGCTCAGCTCCGCGTGAAAGAATAATTCCAAAATAGCCTAATTAGCATCAGATTtatattcttgtaaaaaaacCACCTGCATTCTTCATAAGACCGCTTTGCAACTTCTAATAAAATTAAGGTTTAAACTTTAATCTCCTCCAACATTTTCTTGAGAAGTCCATATTGCAGctaatgtttaattaaatagaaaaaaactaatagaaagaaaatccagAAAAGAAGCTAATTAAAAGACGATATTCCTAGACCATGAGATCCGAAGCTCGGcgatcatcatcttcatcaagcATGAACCTCCTCCAATACCAATGTTGCTTCCACACTCTAGACATCTCTTCAATGGGGATGTTCATCGTCTcaggcaaaaagaaaaagatgaaggtACTCATGATTGCCACAAAGATTGCAAAGAAGATGAACAAACCAAATTTAAAGTGGCAAAGCATTGCGAGGAAAAGCTGAGCTATGAAGAAAGTGAATAACATGTTGACTGCCACGGTGATGCTTTGCCCGGCTGATCGAATTTCTAGCGGAAATATTTCACTTGGAACTAGCCATCCCAATGGCCCCCATGACCACGCAAAGGCAGAAACAAATATGCAGATACACGCTACAACTATACCGGCATACCACTTTGGCAATTCAATCACATCTCCAGATGTTCCAAACTTGGATCCGATTAAAACTGCTAGCGCAACCTGCACGTGTAACATTAATTTACATAAGATATCaaattagtagtagtagtagtagtatatGTAAACCAAACTACAAGCGAACAATTTTATCTCCAGGCTACAGATAATTCTTAATTACCTGAAATACAAACATTACAGCTCCACCTGAAAGAAACAGAGATCTTCTTCCAGACTTATCACTGCCATAGATTGAAACACCGGTGGCAAGAATGTTAACAGCGCCAGTGATAACTGTGGATAAGAGGGAAGCATTATTTTCAAAACCAATACTTTGGAGGAGAACAGGAGCATAGAACATGACCACATTCATCCCAGTAAGTTGTTGGAAAAATGGAATAGCAACAGCCATGGTCAGTTGCGGCCGATACTGTCTCTTAAGGATTCTAGTCCAGGGATGCTCCACTTGCTTGGCTGCCTCACTGGCCGTGACTAAATCTTGAAACTCAGCCTCAATTTCCTTGTCATTAAGGCCACGTATCTTTCTATGTATTTCTCGAGCTTTTTCAGCTTTCCCTTGCTCTAACAACGAGTTTGGAGTGTCATCCAGTTTAAGTGCTGAAAGACAGATGAGGGCTGCAGGAATGGTCGCTCCGCCTAAGCTGTAACGCCATGCTTGGTTTCCAGCAATCTTAGGTGTCAAGTAATTGACAAGATTAGCTATGAAAATGCCAATAGTGATTGCTAGTTGGAACACAATGTTGAAAGCACCACGATGTTTTTGTGGAGCCATCTCGGAGACATAGAGCGGCACAGACTGAtcgatatcaaaacaaaaatttacaattaatttagCATATAGAATGCATGATATATAGAGCTCCGATGAAAAACATGATGCCACCAAAGAgcattgatcttttttttattatagatagAAGGGCTAATTACCTGAGTTGAAAAACCAACTCCAACACCTAAGAGAATGCGACCGGCGATGAGCATTGAGAGGTCCACAGCACCGGCATTGAGAGCAGCTCCGATGAAAAATATGATGCCACCAAGGAGCATTGTTCTTTTCCGACCCCACGTCCTTGTGATATAAGAAGCTCCAAAAGATGCAATTAATGCAGCCAGGTATAATGAAGATGTGAACAAGGTTAGCCCCATATCGTTAAACTTGCAATATTGATTAGTGGATGTATCTAATGCTTCCTTACGATAAACATCTGggaaaaatttattcaaaaaggGAGCCATAGACGTCACACCACCCGAGATACCAAGGTCGTATCCGAAAATTAATCCTCCCATGGCTCCTAGCACACAAGCATTTACCACATGCCGAGTGACCTTTCCGGGATAGTTTTTAACATCACCGGCAACAAAACCACCAGCACCCATTATTTGAGAGCAAAGTAAGCAGTAAGCAAAAGCGAGAAACGAATATTGTGCTAGTGATAATGAATGTTGAGAAGGTCGTAGCTATTACCTTGTATTTATAGTGGTTAGAATCTACCATTACATTACAAGGAATTAAACGATCTCTTTTTCGATTAGGATTTGGATTATCTAATCCAGTCCGGTTTTGGCTTTGAACAACCGCCCATGTTTGCAATAAAACCTTAACTTACGAATATTCTATTCACGATCATGTGAAAAAGATTGaacgaataaaataaatagtgaaCGGATCCTGGGTACAACGAGGAGGGATCAAGAGACGGATAGGGGGGAAGGGTGTTTGCAAGTTGCAGAAAGCATTGTATGGTCTTAAACAAGCATCACAGTAAATTGTGTTTATGTTATGgattattgaagaaataaaaaataaaattgatgaagatTCATCCTTGTGAAGGATAGAAGACCGTATCATTTGGAAAGTAAGAATAGAAGTTCATTGATCATAGTAGGTGTTGTACAATTGAGGAATTCAACGGTATAGATgtgatgtattttaaattatttgatgaattgtaaTTGATACAATTTAACAATCGTGTACTATGCACATGGAGGATGTCAAAGAAATTATGActaataatgtaaatatgttGTATTGATGTTTTGTGTTGTTGATTACATGAGAAAAATTTAGTGGTAATTATAACATTGTAATAAAATGCTAATAGCAGTGATGAAACGATGTACGACAATAACTACCAATTGTTCTACCTAATGTACGAGATCATAGAGGGCTTGGATTAAACATTGAAGATGCACAAAAACaatttgttataatatttaaaatctaaagaaaatgaattaccagggttaaaatttttgtattCTAGATACGCGGTATTCAACAACAAGTAAGTTGGTTACTATATAGAATGATGTGAGAAAGTAAATGAAGAATTGTATAATTAGTCGGCAATATGAGTGATGGATAATGTAATTTGGCCTTCATGATGGTGGCCGAATGAGATTAGGTTGTTGAATTAAATAGATTGATTAATTGATGTATGTATggtattcatattatttaaagatgAAACTGATATGAATATTGTGAAAATGATGGTAGGTTTCATGATAAGGGGAGATTTTACTgaaaatctaaaagaaacaTTGAAATGTGCCATAATTGGCACAAGAAATATGTAAgttgaatataatttataagcCAAAATTGGACCGGAAAACATAACTAGTTTGACGATTTATATGGATAGCCATAATGGGTATAATAGATGTTGGGATTAGAATTActagagatagagagagagagagagagagaagagagagagagaatcacaTGATAGATATTATAACAAATTAAGTGTGCTCGTGAGGTGAACGAGATGCAAAATGAATATAAGGTGTAGGGGAACACAATATGGAAACGTTAAAATGAATCCGATAAATTAATAAGATGAAACAATACATCATATTGACTGGAGCTAAGCTAGATTGTAAATGTATAACTCACTACAAGGTGACTATGATAGATTGATGTGTATAATGATGAAAAGATAATTCAACTTTAGTTAAGGAGAATATACCAAGTCTGAGAATTGACACAAGTTTGAGAagttcacaaaaaaatttaaagaaatgggtttttgtttgtattgttagTAATCCTTAGCAATTACATTGATGTAAATGcttataatgatttttatagttCTGTGTgtgtttcaaatattttttccattgaaaGCCTCAATACCTCTTAAGTGTCATTGGGCAATCTAACCTTCCATTGGGGAGGGACTCTTGTATTTTAAATGAATACTTatagaataatttatatatacatatacatgtatgtatgtatgtatgcatggAAACCTTATTAATGTGTAAAGATAAATTGTGTATTATTGTATCCATTGATAGAATTATTAGATGGTGAATAGAAACTATCCTGAtgttatattctaaaaaaaaaaatacctttcttCTTACGTTAAGGCTTAAAGTTccttaaaattgtattaaattaCAGGGTATTGCATTATTGTTCCTCATTTGTACAACTAGAATGTTTGCAATATTTCTCTCAAGATTCCAACAACATCACCTTGGTTTAGATCTGCTTCTAGAAAAGGCTTTGAACCAAAGATTATATAACTCAAATATATCTCAACAAGATGAACCTAAGCTCTAGATTTTAGAggaaaattaaagcataaaaaaaacactaaaaatgagATGAGGAGTGcgtaaaatctaaaaaattcaagttaaaagCTCTTCCTTCACCCCTCTTTTATAGTGAG
The DNA window shown above is from Populus trichocarpa isolate Nisqually-1 chromosome 4, P.trichocarpa_v4.1, whole genome shotgun sequence and carries:
- the LOC7468396 gene encoding sugar carrier protein C, which codes for MGAGGFVAGDVKNYPGKVTRHVVNACVLGAMGGLIFGYDLGISGGVTSMAPFLNKFFPDVYRKEALDTSTNQYCKFNDMGLTLFTSSLYLAALIASFGASYITRTWGRKRTMLLGGIIFFIGAALNAGAVDLSMLIAGRILLGVGVGFSTQSVPLYVSEMAPQKHRGAFNIVFQLAITIGIFIANLVNYLTPKIAGNQAWRYSLGGATIPAALICLSALKLDDTPNSLLEQGKAEKAREIHRKIRGLNDKEIEAEFQDLVTASEAAKQVEHPWTRILKRQYRPQLTMAVAIPFFQQLTGMNVVMFYAPVLLQSIGFENNASLLSTVITGAVNILATGVSIYGSDKSGRRSLFLSGGAVMFVFQVALAVLIGSKFGTSGDVIELPKWYAGIVVACICIFVSAFAWSWGPLGWLVPSEIFPLEIRSAGQSITVAVNMLFTFFIAQLFLAMLCHFKFGLFIFFAIFVAIMSTFIFFFLPETMNIPIEEMSRVWKQHWYWRRFMLDEDDDRRASDLMV